In a genomic window of Phragmites australis chromosome 14, lpPhrAust1.1, whole genome shotgun sequence:
- the LOC133891360 gene encoding xylan glycosyltransferase MUCI21-like has protein sequence MVQQQHKIYILQFRKGEPEQEVSCKVSPPKGGGRRVMYYYQDYGGGGKNGKPVQSRAFSLRRFLAMLLLSLLCVGTMFVAPVSFLSFVHSDDGGAAAAAAAAAATATATRTGPAGPCSAVGNDSLCCDRTSERADICFARGDLRMHSASSSFLLVSGNSTAEEERIRPYTRKWEANVMATIDEVRLRRVSPGDAARCDVRHDVPAVLFSTGGYTGNVYHEFNDGILPLFVTAHHLRRRVVFVILEYHDWWITKYGDIVSRLSALPPIDFTADRRVHCFPEVIAGLRIHGELTVDPAKTPEGKSIGDFRRLLDDAYRGRIQFLERLERRTARKRHRRGTVPRAQLAPPRHAAHQDKPRLVIVSRTGSRVIENEADVAAMAADMGFDVNVIRPERTTELCKIYRELNASDAMVGVHGAAMTHFLFMRPGKVFIQVVPLGTDWAAGAYYGEPAARLGLRYVGYKILPEESSLSREYPTGDPVLTDPAGVAQRGWDVTKKVYLDRQNVRLDLARFREELVRAHRYLAAGGRRRRPTASV, from the coding sequence ATGGTGCAACAGCAGCACAAAATCTACATCTTGCAGTTCAGGAAGGGCGAGCCGGAGCAGGAGGTGTCATGCAAGGTGTCTCCGCCCAAGGGCGGGGGTCGCCGCGTCATGTACTACTACCAGGACTACGGCGGCGGTGGCAAGAACGGCAAGCCGGTGCAGTCCAGGGCGTTCAGCCTGAGGCGCTTCTTGGCTATGCTCCTGCTCTCCTTACTCTGCGTCGGCACGATGTTCGTGGCGCCCGTGTCCTTCCTCTCCTTCGTGCACAGCGACGacggaggggcggcggcggctgcggctgcggctgcagccacggccacggccacgcGGACCGGGCCGGCTGGGCCGTGCTCGGCCGTGGGCAACGATAGCCTCTGCTGCGACCGCACGTCCGAGCGCGCGGATATCTGCTTCGCGAGGGGGGACTTGCGCATGCACTCGGCGAGCTCgtcgttcttgcttgtgtccgGCAACTCGACGGCCGAGGAGGAGAGGATACGGCCGTACACGCGCAAGTGGGAGGCCAACGTCATGGCGACCATTGACGAGGTGCGCCTGCGCCGCGTGTCCCCAGGCGACGCCGCGCGGTGCGACGTGCGGCACGACGTGCCGGCCGTGCTGTTCTCCACCGGCGGGTACACGGGCAACGTGTACCACGAGTTCAACGACGGCATCCTGCCGCTGTTCGTCACGGCACACCACCTCCGGCGCCGCGTGGTGTTCGTGATCCTCGAGTACCACGACTGGTGGATCACCAAGTACGGCGACATCGTGTCCCGTCTCTCGGCGTTGCCGCCGATCGACTTCACCGCCGACCGCCGCGTCCACTGCTTCCCCGAGGTGATCGCCGGCCTCCGCATCCACGGCGAGCTGACCGTGGACCCCGCGAAGACTCCCGAGGGAAAGAGCATCGGCGACTTCCGCAGGCTCCTCGACGACGCCTACCGCGGTCGCATCCAGTTCCTCGAGCGCCTCGAGCGCCGGACCGCTCGCAAGCGCCACCGACGTGGCACTGTCCCCCGCGCGCAGCTCGCGCCCCCGAGGCACGCCGCTCATCAGGACAAGCCGAGGCTGGTGATCGTGTCGAGGACCGGATCCCGCGTGATCGAAAACGAGGCGGACGTGGCCGCGATGGCCGCGGACATGGGCTTCGACGTGAACGTGATCCGCCCCGAGCGCACCACCGAGCTGTGCAAGATATACCGCGAGCTTAACGCCAGCGACGCCATGGTGGGCGTGCACGGCGCGGCCATGACGCACTTCCTCTTCATGCGCCCCGGCAAGGTGTTCATCCAGGTGGTGCCCCTCGGCACGGACTGGGCCGCCGGCGCCTACTACGGCGAGCCCGCGGCGCGGCTCGGCCTGCGGTACGTCGGCTACAAGATCCTCCCCGAGGAGAGCTCGCTCTCCCGCGAGTACCCCACCGGTGACCCCGTGCTCACCGACCCCGCCGGCGTCGCGCAGCGCGGCTGGGACGTGACCAAGAAAGTGTACCTGGACCGGCAGAACGTCCGGCTCGATCTGGCGCGCTTCAGGGAGGAGCTCGTCAGGGCTCACCGGTACTTGGCCgccggcgggaggaggaggaggccaacaGCAAGTGTGTGA
- the LOC133891633 gene encoding protein transport protein SEC31 homolog B-like isoform X1, which produces MACIKSAQRAALTAPAPDAPYLAAGTMSGAVDMSFSASANIEIFRLDFQSDSPDLSLLASAPSPDRFNRLSWSRPGAVEGDSFSLGLLAGGLSDGSVAVWNPLSMISSEGQAEDATVARLEKHTGPVCGLEFSELTPNLLASGAEQGELCVWDLKNPCEPVVFPPLKSVGSSAQAEISCLSWNPKFQHILASTSSNGMTVVWDLRNQKPLTSFSDSNRRKCSVLQWNPDMSTQLIVASDDDNSPSLRVWDVRKTISPVREFVGHSKGVIAMSWCPYDSSFLLTCSKDNRTICWDTVSGEIVSELPTSANGNFDVHWYRKIPGVIAASSFDGKIGIYNLEFSGLYAAGDAVGAPARPRAPAPKWLKCPTGASFGFGGKLVSFHPAAPTQGAQVSASEVQVHNLVIEQSLVSRSTEFEVAIQNGDKSSLRALCEKKSQESLSDEERETWGFLRVMFEDGDVARTKLLAHLGFEPPQEPTVNSTDELSQTLADTLNLDHGTITDSTDAQFLVDNGDDFFNNPQPSESSLAEESISTNGQQIEQELPGDVVPSDPSIDRIIQHALVVGDYKGAVNQCLAANRMADALVIAHAGGSALWESTRNHYLKNSISPYLKVVSAMVGNDLMSFVSTWPLSSWKETLALLCTFARKEEWNVLCDTLASRLLSVGDTLAATLCYICAGNIDKAVEIWSRNLKSEDGGKTYVDLLQDLMEKTITLALATGHKRFSASLSKLVENYAELLASQGLLKTAMEYLKLLGSDEHSHELAILRDRIAFSTEENDPARSSVSESTGTNSPYVTNQPSYIAPEPSQNPYQVPQPYNVPSNTYSGVYQQPPNAAFGYNNTYQPQQSTQMFVPSSTPVSSQQSSDPLPVPQQTVKTFTPTNLPGLKNPEQYQQPNTLGSQLYTGAANPQYSSGPSAPYQSGPPTTYNQPRSPAQYQTAPPVPSLGASAPAPGMVPNQMFPHSAATNSTSRFMPSSNQGFVQRPGLSPVQPSSPTQAQAQAQPAPPAPPPTVQTADTSKVSAELRPVIATLTRLFDETSKALGGSQATQAKKREIEDNSRKIGALFAKLNSGDISPNVSSKLIQLCSAIDSSGFATAMHLQVLLTTSDWDECNFWLAALKRMIKTRQNFRM; this is translated from the exons ATGGCGTGCATCAAGAGCGCGCAGAGGGCGGCGCtgacggcgccggcgccggacgCGCCGTACCTGGCCGCCGGCACCATGAGCGGCGCCGTCGACATGAGCTTCTCCGCGTCCGCCAACATCGAGATCTTCCGCCTCGACTTCCAGTCCGACTCCCCCGACCTCTCGCTCCTCGCCTCCGCGCCCTCTCCGGACCGCTTCAACCGCCTGTCCTGGTCGCGGCCGGGCGCCGTGGAGGGCGATTCCTTCTCgctcggcctcctcgccggcggccTCAGCGACGGCTCCGTCGCCGTGTGGAACCCGCTGAGCATGATCAG CTCTGAGGGGCAGGCGGAAGACGCCACGGTCGCGCGGCTGGAGAAGCACACCGGGCCG GTTTGTGGATTGGAGTTTAGCGAGCTCACGCCGAATCTGCTCGCTTCAGGGGCTGAACAGGGGGAACTTTGCGTCTGGGATCTCAAGAACCCCTGCGAGCCAGTTGTGTTCCCGCCACTCAAG AGTGTTGGCTCCAGTGCCCAAGCTGAAATCTCTTGTTTATCCTGGAATCCCAAGTTTCAACATATATTAGCGTCCACTTCTAGTAATGGGATGACAG TTGTTTGGGATTTAAGGAACCAGAAACCACTAACTAG CTTCTCGGATTCAAATAGAAGGAAATGCTCTGTTCTCCAATGGAATCCAGACATGTCCACCCAGCTGATTGTCGCATCAGATGATGACAACTCACCCTCTCTGAGA GTTTGGGATGTGAGGAAGACCATTTCACCAGTAAGAGAATTTGTTGGCCATTCAAAAG GTGTAATTGCTATGTCATGGTGCCCTTATGATAGTTCATTCTTGCTTACTTGTTCCAAAGACAATAGAACAATATGCTGGGATACTGTTAGTGGAGAG ATTGTTAGTGAGCTACCAACAAGCGCTAATGGGAACTTCGACGTTCACTGGTACCGGAAAATTCCAGGTGTCATAGCAGCATCCTCATTTGATGGGAAAATTGGCATATACAACCTAGAG TTCTCTGGCCTTTATGCGGCTGGTGATGCTGTTGGTGCCCCAG CCCGTCCAAGAGCTCCAGCTCCAAAATGGTTGAAATGCCCCACTGGTGCATCTTTTGGCTTCGGGGGTAAACTTGTTTCTTTCCATCCGGCAGCACCCACCCAAGGCGCACAAGTGTCTGCTTCTGAG GTGCAGGTACACAATTTGGTGATTGAGCAAAGTCTGGTGAGCCGGTCAACTGAATTTGAAGTTGCTATACAAAATGGTGACAAAAGTTCGCTGCGTGCTCtgtgtgaaaaaaaatcacaagaatCTTT ATCTGATGAGGAGAGAGAAACATGGGGCTTCTTAAGGGTTATGTTTGAGGATGGGGATGTTGCAAGGACAAAATTGCTTGCTCATCTTGGTTTCGAACCACCTCAAGAACCAACTGTGAATTCAACTGATGAACTGAGCCAAACTTTGGCAGATACACTTAATCTTGATCATGGCACAATAACCGATAGCACAGATGCTCAATTTCTTGTTGATAACGGGGATGACTTTTTCAACAATCCTCAACCTTCTGAGTCTAGCTTGGCTGAAGAATCAATTTCTACAAATGGTCAACAGATAGAGCAGGAATTGCCTGGAGATGTTGTGCCGTCTGATCCATCAATTGACAGAATTATTCAACATGCATTGGTAGTTGGAGACTACAAAGGGGCGGTTAACCAGTGCCTTGCTGCAAATCGTATGGCTGATGCTTTGGTTATTGCCCATGCTGGTGGTTCTGCTCTATGGGAAAGTACAAGAAATCATTATCTTAAGAACAGTATCTCGCCCTATCTAAAG GTTGTTTCTGCTATGGTGGGCAATGATTTAATGAGCTTCGTGAGTACCTGGCCACTAAGTTCATGGAAGGAAACACTTGCGCTACTGTGCACA TTTGCACGGAAAGAGGAATGGAACGTTTTATGCGACACGCTTGCATCTAGACTTCTGAGTGTTGGAGATACGCTAGCTGCAACTCTCTGTTACATTTGTGCTGGAAATATTGACAAAGCTGTGGAAATATGGTCTCGCAACTTGAAGTCTGAAGATGGTGGGAAGACTTATGTTGATCTTCTCCAG GATTTGATGGAAAAGACCATTACTCTTGCCCTTGCTACGGGCCACAAGAGATTTAGTGCGTCACTATCTAAGCTTGTTGAGAACTATGCTGAACTGCTGGCCAGTCAAGGTCTTCTTAAAACTGCAATGGAGTATTTAAAACTGTTGGGATCagatgaacattcacatgagCTGGCAATATTGAGAGATCGAATTGCATTTTCTACTGAAG AGAATGATCCTGCTAGGAGCTCTGTTTCTGAAAGCACTGGCACCAATTCCCCCTACGTCACAAATCAACCGAGTTATATCGCCCCTGAACCTTCTCAGAATCCTTACCAG GTACCTCAACCATACAATGTGCCAAGTAATACATATTCAGGTGTTTACCAGCAACCACCTAATGCAGCCTTTGGATACAACAACACATATCAACCTCAACAATCAACTCAGATGTTTGTTCCATCAAGCACACCCGTCAGCTCCCAG CAAAGTTCTGATCCCCTACCAGTGCCACAGCAAACAGTAAAGACATTTACTCCTACAAACCTACCAGGTCTCAAAAACCCAGAACAATATCAGCAACCTAATACCTTGGGTTCCCAGCTTTACACG GGTGCTGCAAATCCACAATATTCTTCGGGACCATCCGCTCCATATCAAAGTGGGCCTCCAACCACATACAATCAGCCTAGGTCACCTGCTCAATACCAGACTGCTCCACCGGTCCCTTCTCTTGGTGCTAGCGCCCCTGCACCAGGAATGGTCCCTAACCAGATGTTTCCCCATTCTGCTGCAACTAACTCAACATCCAGGTTTATGCCATCAAGCAATCAAGGCTTTGTTCAGAGGCCAGGTTTGAGCCCTGTACAGCCATCAAGTCCAACACAGGCACAGGCACAGGCACAGCCAGCTCCTCCTGCACCTCCCCCGACTGTGCAGACCGCTGATACGTCGAAGGTGTCTG CTGAGCTGAGACCCGTTATTGCAACATTGACCAGATTATTTGATGAGACATCCAAAGCTCTGGGAGGATCACAAGCTACTCAAGCCAAAAAGCGTGAAATCGAAGACAATTCAAGGAAAATAGGAGCATTGTTTGCAAAACTAAATAGCGGTGATATATCTCCAAATGTTTCATCGAAACTCATTCAACTGTGCTCTGCAATTGATAGTAGTGGTTTTGCCACTGCGATGCACCTCCAG GTACTTCTGACAACCAGTGACTGGGATGAGTGCAACTTTTGGCTTGCAGCATTGAAGCGTATGATCAAGACAAGGCAGAACTTCAGAATGTAA
- the LOC133891633 gene encoding protein transport protein SEC31 homolog B-like isoform X2, protein MACIKSAQRAALTAPAPDAPYLAAGTMSGAVDMSFSASANIEIFRLDFQSDSPDLSLLASAPSPDRFNRLSWSRPGAVEGDSFSLGLLAGGLSDGSVAVWNPLSMISSEGQAEDATVARLEKHTGPVCGLEFSELTPNLLASGAEQGELCVWDLKNPCEPSVGSSAQAEISCLSWNPKFQHILASTSSNGMTVVWDLRNQKPLTSFSDSNRRKCSVLQWNPDMSTQLIVASDDDNSPSLRVWDVRKTISPVREFVGHSKGVIAMSWCPYDSSFLLTCSKDNRTICWDTVSGEIVSELPTSANGNFDVHWYRKIPGVIAASSFDGKIGIYNLEFSGLYAAGDAVGAPARPRAPAPKWLKCPTGASFGFGGKLVSFHPAAPTQGAQVSASEVQVHNLVIEQSLVSRSTEFEVAIQNGDKSSLRALCEKKSQESLSDEERETWGFLRVMFEDGDVARTKLLAHLGFEPPQEPTVNSTDELSQTLADTLNLDHGTITDSTDAQFLVDNGDDFFNNPQPSESSLAEESISTNGQQIEQELPGDVVPSDPSIDRIIQHALVVGDYKGAVNQCLAANRMADALVIAHAGGSALWESTRNHYLKNSISPYLKVVSAMVGNDLMSFVSTWPLSSWKETLALLCTFARKEEWNVLCDTLASRLLSVGDTLAATLCYICAGNIDKAVEIWSRNLKSEDGGKTYVDLLQDLMEKTITLALATGHKRFSASLSKLVENYAELLASQGLLKTAMEYLKLLGSDEHSHELAILRDRIAFSTEENDPARSSVSESTGTNSPYVTNQPSYIAPEPSQNPYQVPQPYNVPSNTYSGVYQQPPNAAFGYNNTYQPQQSTQMFVPSSTPVSSQQSSDPLPVPQQTVKTFTPTNLPGLKNPEQYQQPNTLGSQLYTGAANPQYSSGPSAPYQSGPPTTYNQPRSPAQYQTAPPVPSLGASAPAPGMVPNQMFPHSAATNSTSRFMPSSNQGFVQRPGLSPVQPSSPTQAQAQAQPAPPAPPPTVQTADTSKVSAELRPVIATLTRLFDETSKALGGSQATQAKKREIEDNSRKIGALFAKLNSGDISPNVSSKLIQLCSAIDSSGFATAMHLQVLLTTSDWDECNFWLAALKRMIKTRQNFRM, encoded by the exons ATGGCGTGCATCAAGAGCGCGCAGAGGGCGGCGCtgacggcgccggcgccggacgCGCCGTACCTGGCCGCCGGCACCATGAGCGGCGCCGTCGACATGAGCTTCTCCGCGTCCGCCAACATCGAGATCTTCCGCCTCGACTTCCAGTCCGACTCCCCCGACCTCTCGCTCCTCGCCTCCGCGCCCTCTCCGGACCGCTTCAACCGCCTGTCCTGGTCGCGGCCGGGCGCCGTGGAGGGCGATTCCTTCTCgctcggcctcctcgccggcggccTCAGCGACGGCTCCGTCGCCGTGTGGAACCCGCTGAGCATGATCAG CTCTGAGGGGCAGGCGGAAGACGCCACGGTCGCGCGGCTGGAGAAGCACACCGGGCCG GTTTGTGGATTGGAGTTTAGCGAGCTCACGCCGAATCTGCTCGCTTCAGGGGCTGAACAGGGGGAACTTTGCGTCTGGGATCTCAAGAACCCCTGCGAGCCA AGTGTTGGCTCCAGTGCCCAAGCTGAAATCTCTTGTTTATCCTGGAATCCCAAGTTTCAACATATATTAGCGTCCACTTCTAGTAATGGGATGACAG TTGTTTGGGATTTAAGGAACCAGAAACCACTAACTAG CTTCTCGGATTCAAATAGAAGGAAATGCTCTGTTCTCCAATGGAATCCAGACATGTCCACCCAGCTGATTGTCGCATCAGATGATGACAACTCACCCTCTCTGAGA GTTTGGGATGTGAGGAAGACCATTTCACCAGTAAGAGAATTTGTTGGCCATTCAAAAG GTGTAATTGCTATGTCATGGTGCCCTTATGATAGTTCATTCTTGCTTACTTGTTCCAAAGACAATAGAACAATATGCTGGGATACTGTTAGTGGAGAG ATTGTTAGTGAGCTACCAACAAGCGCTAATGGGAACTTCGACGTTCACTGGTACCGGAAAATTCCAGGTGTCATAGCAGCATCCTCATTTGATGGGAAAATTGGCATATACAACCTAGAG TTCTCTGGCCTTTATGCGGCTGGTGATGCTGTTGGTGCCCCAG CCCGTCCAAGAGCTCCAGCTCCAAAATGGTTGAAATGCCCCACTGGTGCATCTTTTGGCTTCGGGGGTAAACTTGTTTCTTTCCATCCGGCAGCACCCACCCAAGGCGCACAAGTGTCTGCTTCTGAG GTGCAGGTACACAATTTGGTGATTGAGCAAAGTCTGGTGAGCCGGTCAACTGAATTTGAAGTTGCTATACAAAATGGTGACAAAAGTTCGCTGCGTGCTCtgtgtgaaaaaaaatcacaagaatCTTT ATCTGATGAGGAGAGAGAAACATGGGGCTTCTTAAGGGTTATGTTTGAGGATGGGGATGTTGCAAGGACAAAATTGCTTGCTCATCTTGGTTTCGAACCACCTCAAGAACCAACTGTGAATTCAACTGATGAACTGAGCCAAACTTTGGCAGATACACTTAATCTTGATCATGGCACAATAACCGATAGCACAGATGCTCAATTTCTTGTTGATAACGGGGATGACTTTTTCAACAATCCTCAACCTTCTGAGTCTAGCTTGGCTGAAGAATCAATTTCTACAAATGGTCAACAGATAGAGCAGGAATTGCCTGGAGATGTTGTGCCGTCTGATCCATCAATTGACAGAATTATTCAACATGCATTGGTAGTTGGAGACTACAAAGGGGCGGTTAACCAGTGCCTTGCTGCAAATCGTATGGCTGATGCTTTGGTTATTGCCCATGCTGGTGGTTCTGCTCTATGGGAAAGTACAAGAAATCATTATCTTAAGAACAGTATCTCGCCCTATCTAAAG GTTGTTTCTGCTATGGTGGGCAATGATTTAATGAGCTTCGTGAGTACCTGGCCACTAAGTTCATGGAAGGAAACACTTGCGCTACTGTGCACA TTTGCACGGAAAGAGGAATGGAACGTTTTATGCGACACGCTTGCATCTAGACTTCTGAGTGTTGGAGATACGCTAGCTGCAACTCTCTGTTACATTTGTGCTGGAAATATTGACAAAGCTGTGGAAATATGGTCTCGCAACTTGAAGTCTGAAGATGGTGGGAAGACTTATGTTGATCTTCTCCAG GATTTGATGGAAAAGACCATTACTCTTGCCCTTGCTACGGGCCACAAGAGATTTAGTGCGTCACTATCTAAGCTTGTTGAGAACTATGCTGAACTGCTGGCCAGTCAAGGTCTTCTTAAAACTGCAATGGAGTATTTAAAACTGTTGGGATCagatgaacattcacatgagCTGGCAATATTGAGAGATCGAATTGCATTTTCTACTGAAG AGAATGATCCTGCTAGGAGCTCTGTTTCTGAAAGCACTGGCACCAATTCCCCCTACGTCACAAATCAACCGAGTTATATCGCCCCTGAACCTTCTCAGAATCCTTACCAG GTACCTCAACCATACAATGTGCCAAGTAATACATATTCAGGTGTTTACCAGCAACCACCTAATGCAGCCTTTGGATACAACAACACATATCAACCTCAACAATCAACTCAGATGTTTGTTCCATCAAGCACACCCGTCAGCTCCCAG CAAAGTTCTGATCCCCTACCAGTGCCACAGCAAACAGTAAAGACATTTACTCCTACAAACCTACCAGGTCTCAAAAACCCAGAACAATATCAGCAACCTAATACCTTGGGTTCCCAGCTTTACACG GGTGCTGCAAATCCACAATATTCTTCGGGACCATCCGCTCCATATCAAAGTGGGCCTCCAACCACATACAATCAGCCTAGGTCACCTGCTCAATACCAGACTGCTCCACCGGTCCCTTCTCTTGGTGCTAGCGCCCCTGCACCAGGAATGGTCCCTAACCAGATGTTTCCCCATTCTGCTGCAACTAACTCAACATCCAGGTTTATGCCATCAAGCAATCAAGGCTTTGTTCAGAGGCCAGGTTTGAGCCCTGTACAGCCATCAAGTCCAACACAGGCACAGGCACAGGCACAGCCAGCTCCTCCTGCACCTCCCCCGACTGTGCAGACCGCTGATACGTCGAAGGTGTCTG CTGAGCTGAGACCCGTTATTGCAACATTGACCAGATTATTTGATGAGACATCCAAAGCTCTGGGAGGATCACAAGCTACTCAAGCCAAAAAGCGTGAAATCGAAGACAATTCAAGGAAAATAGGAGCATTGTTTGCAAAACTAAATAGCGGTGATATATCTCCAAATGTTTCATCGAAACTCATTCAACTGTGCTCTGCAATTGATAGTAGTGGTTTTGCCACTGCGATGCACCTCCAG GTACTTCTGACAACCAGTGACTGGGATGAGTGCAACTTTTGGCTTGCAGCATTGAAGCGTATGATCAAGACAAGGCAGAACTTCAGAATGTAA